A genomic region of Capnocytophaga canimorsus contains the following coding sequences:
- the aroC gene encoding chorismate synthase, which produces MAGNTFGTIFRLTTFGESHGEALGGIIDGCPAGINIDFEAIQKELYRRKPGQSAIVTQRKEPDEVRFLSGIFEGKTTGTSIGFIIENTNQKSYDYSHIKEVYRPSHADYVYQQKYGHRDYRGGGRSSARETACRVVAGAIAKQVLKDIRFSAYVSSVGELSVNKDYTELDLSLTETNPVRCPDLQMASKMENYIKEIRKAGDTIGGTISCVIQNVPVGLGEPVFDRLHAQLGKAMLSINAVKGFEYGSGFEGTKQRGSQHNDLFNPNGSTQTNRSGGIQGGISNGMDIYFKVAFKPVATLMQMQPALDSEGNIVQMQGKGRHDPCVVPRAVPIVEAMAAMVILDFYLMNKTTII; this is translated from the coding sequence ATGGCAGGAAATACATTCGGAACGATATTTAGGCTCACTACTTTTGGCGAGTCGCACGGGGAGGCTCTTGGCGGAATTATTGATGGCTGTCCAGCAGGGATAAACATTGATTTTGAAGCAATTCAAAAAGAATTATACCGACGAAAACCTGGTCAATCGGCTATCGTTACTCAACGGAAAGAACCTGACGAAGTACGTTTCCTTTCAGGGATTTTTGAGGGAAAAACAACAGGAACTTCCATAGGTTTTATTATTGAAAATACAAATCAAAAGTCGTACGATTATAGTCATATAAAAGAAGTGTATCGACCAAGTCACGCCGATTATGTTTATCAGCAAAAGTACGGACATCGCGATTATCGTGGAGGCGGACGAAGTTCAGCTCGTGAAACGGCTTGTCGTGTGGTGGCAGGAGCTATCGCCAAACAAGTTTTGAAAGACATTCGGTTTTCGGCTTATGTTTCTTCTGTAGGGGAACTTTCTGTAAATAAAGATTATACAGAATTGGATTTGTCTCTAACAGAAACCAATCCTGTTCGTTGTCCTGATTTGCAAATGGCTTCAAAAATGGAAAATTATATAAAAGAAATCCGAAAGGCAGGGGATACAATAGGCGGAACGATAAGTTGTGTTATCCAGAATGTTCCTGTGGGGCTGGGTGAACCTGTTTTTGACCGACTTCACGCACAGTTAGGTAAAGCAATGCTTTCTATCAACGCTGTGAAAGGTTTTGAATACGGCAGTGGTTTTGAAGGGACTAAACAACGTGGAAGCCAACATAATGATCTTTTCAATCCTAACGGAAGTACACAAACCAATCGTTCTGGCGGAATTCAAGGAGGTATTAGTAACGGAATGGATATTTATTTTAAAGTGGCTTTCAAACCTGTGGCAACTCTTATGCAAATGCAACCTGCTTTAGATTCAGAAGGAAACATCGTGCAAATGCAAGGAAAAGGACGTCACGACCCTTGTGTAGTACCACGTGCAGTTCCCATTGTGGAGGCAATGGCTGCAATGGTCATTCTGGATTTTTATTTGATGAATAAAACAACCATAATATAA
- a CDS encoding MATE family efflux transporter has translation MLFYHNISNYTREFKHNFKLAFPVILGMLGHTFVGFVDNVMVGKLGTAELAAVALGNSIVFVAMSFGIGFSTAFTPLVAEADSVKNHSEVKSILKHSILISSVLALFLFGLLFLSGPLMHWLKQPQEVVALAVPYTNLVAFSLIPLVFFSSLKQFTDGLSLTRYPMYVTLVGNLVNILLNYIFIYGNFGFPALGIIGAGIGTLVSRLMMPILLWFILLRLKKTKDLIRNLNWKNIERFKIRKITNLGVPSGMQMVFEVGIFTAAIWISGVLGKNPQAANQVALNLSSMTFMVASGLSVAAMIRVGNQRGLRDFANLRRIALSVFLLVFFTQTCFASFFALFRHWLPTLYLDMNDIVNQSDNLEVISEAAKLLLIAAIFQISDGLQVAALGALRGLQDVKKPMYITFVAYWVISFPISYILGLHTPLGGMGIWIGLLLGLTIAAIWLLWRFHKITLKMINN, from the coding sequence ATGCTTTTTTATCATAATATTTCGAATTATACCCGAGAGTTTAAACATAATTTCAAACTGGCTTTCCCTGTAATTTTAGGAATGCTCGGACATACTTTCGTAGGTTTTGTGGATAATGTTATGGTAGGCAAATTAGGAACTGCCGAACTGGCAGCCGTAGCCTTGGGGAATAGCATTGTTTTTGTTGCAATGTCTTTTGGTATTGGTTTCTCAACTGCTTTTACACCTTTGGTAGCGGAGGCAGATAGCGTAAAAAATCATTCTGAAGTAAAATCGATTTTAAAACATAGTATTCTCATTAGTAGTGTCCTTGCTTTGTTTCTTTTCGGATTATTATTTCTTTCTGGTCCGTTAATGCATTGGCTCAAACAACCACAAGAAGTAGTTGCTTTGGCAGTGCCTTACACTAATTTGGTAGCTTTCTCGCTAATTCCTTTAGTGTTTTTTTCTTCCTTAAAACAATTTACTGACGGATTATCGCTTACTCGATATCCTATGTATGTAACATTGGTAGGAAATTTGGTAAATATTTTACTGAATTATATCTTTATTTATGGCAATTTTGGTTTTCCTGCCTTAGGAATTATCGGAGCGGGAATTGGTACCTTGGTCTCTCGTTTGATGATGCCCATTCTGCTTTGGTTCATTCTCTTAAGACTTAAAAAAACAAAAGATTTAATACGCAATTTGAATTGGAAAAATATTGAGCGGTTTAAAATACGAAAAATAACAAATTTAGGAGTTCCCTCAGGAATGCAAATGGTTTTCGAAGTAGGTATTTTTACTGCTGCTATTTGGATTAGCGGTGTTTTGGGTAAAAATCCTCAAGCAGCAAATCAAGTTGCTTTGAATTTATCAAGTATGACTTTTATGGTGGCTTCAGGGTTGAGTGTAGCAGCAATGATTCGTGTGGGAAATCAGCGTGGATTACGTGATTTTGCTAATTTACGACGCATTGCACTTTCAGTTTTTTTGTTAGTTTTTTTCACTCAAACTTGTTTTGCTTCGTTTTTTGCTTTGTTTAGACATTGGCTTCCTACGCTGTATTTAGATATGAATGATATTGTAAATCAATCGGATAACCTTGAAGTGATTTCTGAAGCGGCTAAACTTCTACTCATAGCTGCCATTTTTCAAATTTCCGACGGATTGCAAGTAGCGGCTTTAGGAGCGTTACGAGGATTACAAGACGTTAAAAAACCGATGTATATTACTTTTGTCGCCTACTGGGTAATCAGTTTTCCAATTTCCTATATTTTAGGATTGCACACCCCTTTAGGAGGAATGGGAATTTGGATAGGACTTCTATTGGGGCTTACCATTGCTGCCATTTGGTTATTATGGCGCTTTCATAAAATTACTTTAAAAATGATAAATAACTGA